One stretch of Natronobacterium gregoryi SP2 DNA includes these proteins:
- a CDS encoding aldehyde dehydrogenase family protein, with translation MSQQTRTQTNKHYIGGEWTDGSGSETFESENPATGETLAEFHRGTEDDVDAALEAAEDAFEEWRELSYIDRAEYLWDIYHELRERHEELGEIVSKECGKEISEGKADVTEAWHMVEWAAGNARHPHGDVVPSEVGSKDAYMRRKPRGVVGCITPWNFPVAIPFWHMAIALVEGNTVVWKPAEQTPWCGQIIAEMMADAGIPDGVFNMVQGFGDAGGAISDDSRVDTVLFTGSAEVGQEIASKVGGEPGKLAACEMGGKNGIVITEEANLDIAVHSAVMSSFKTTGQRCVSSERLIVHEDIYDEFKERFVDIAEDVAVGDPLEEDTFMGPAIEGDHVEKIRKHNELARKEGANVLVDRFELAEDEIPDGHAEGHWVGPFVYEIDYETDLRCLKEECFGPHVALLEYSGDIEDAVEIHNDTPYGLAGAVVSEDYRQINYFRDHAELGLAYANLPCIGAEVQLPFGGVKKSGNGYPSAREAIEAVTERTAWTINNSTDIEMAQGLSADIVTRDD, from the coding sequence ATGTCACAGCAAACCAGGACGCAGACGAACAAGCACTACATCGGCGGCGAGTGGACTGACGGCAGTGGCTCTGAGACGTTCGAAAGTGAAAACCCTGCGACGGGCGAGACACTCGCGGAGTTTCACCGAGGAACAGAGGACGACGTCGACGCCGCACTCGAGGCCGCAGAGGACGCTTTCGAGGAGTGGCGCGAGCTGTCCTACATCGACCGCGCGGAGTACCTCTGGGACATCTACCACGAACTTCGGGAGCGACACGAGGAACTCGGCGAGATCGTCTCCAAAGAGTGTGGCAAAGAGATTAGTGAAGGAAAAGCCGACGTCACCGAAGCTTGGCACATGGTGGAGTGGGCTGCGGGCAATGCCCGTCATCCCCACGGCGACGTGGTCCCGAGCGAGGTCGGGAGCAAGGACGCCTACATGCGCCGGAAGCCACGGGGCGTTGTCGGCTGTATCACGCCGTGGAACTTCCCGGTCGCGATCCCGTTCTGGCACATGGCCATCGCGCTCGTCGAGGGGAACACGGTCGTCTGGAAGCCCGCCGAACAGACGCCGTGGTGTGGCCAGATCATCGCCGAGATGATGGCGGACGCCGGCATCCCCGACGGCGTCTTCAACATGGTACAGGGCTTTGGCGACGCCGGTGGCGCGATCAGCGACGACAGTCGCGTCGACACCGTGCTCTTCACCGGCTCCGCGGAGGTCGGTCAGGAGATCGCCAGCAAGGTCGGCGGCGAACCCGGCAAGCTCGCGGCCTGCGAGATGGGCGGCAAGAACGGCATCGTCATTACTGAGGAAGCCAACCTCGACATCGCCGTCCACTCCGCCGTGATGTCGAGTTTCAAGACGACCGGGCAACGCTGTGTCTCCTCCGAGCGCCTGATCGTCCACGAGGACATCTACGACGAGTTCAAAGAACGGTTCGTCGACATCGCCGAGGACGTCGCCGTCGGCGACCCGCTCGAGGAGGACACGTTCATGGGGCCGGCCATCGAGGGCGACCACGTCGAGAAGATCCGCAAGCACAACGAACTCGCCCGGAAGGAAGGCGCGAACGTGCTGGTCGACCGGTTCGAACTCGCCGAAGACGAGATTCCCGACGGCCACGCCGAGGGCCACTGGGTCGGTCCGTTCGTCTACGAGATCGACTACGAAACCGACCTGCGCTGTCTGAAAGAGGAGTGTTTCGGCCCGCACGTCGCCTTGCTCGAGTACTCGGGTGACATCGAAGACGCCGTCGAGATCCACAACGACACGCCCTACGGGCTCGCGGGCGCAGTCGTCTCCGAGGACTACCGCCAGATTAATTACTTCCGTGACCACGCCGAACTCGGGCTGGCGTACGCGAACCTGCCGTGTATCGGTGCCGAGGTCCAGCTCCCGTTCGGCGGCGTCAAAAAGTCCGGCAACGGCTACCCGAGCGCCCGCGAAGCGATCGAAGCCGTCACCGAACGCACCGCCTGGACGATAAACAACTCGACGGACATCGAGATGGCACAGGGGCTGTCGGCGGACATCGTGACCCGCGACGACTGA
- a CDS encoding carbon-nitrogen family hydrolase, producing the protein MHSDHVSVSDEPLSIALAQIHVEAGAVDRNVDRALEALSDAAARGADLVALPEMFTVGYFAFDRYDRHAEPVEGETFSRLREAAADHEIAVLAGTIVEDLEATESVPTPADEGLANTAALFDAEGDLQLIYRKHHLFGYESAESELLVPGDRLETATVGGLTVGVTTCYDLRFPGLYRRLVDAGVQLLLVPSAWPYPRIEHWETLARARAIENQCYVATINGSGTFNGDGGEVTLLGRSSVYDPWGVTVASSGDAPTTVTAGIDLETVASVREEFPALRDRRF; encoded by the coding sequence ATGCACTCCGATCACGTTTCAGTTTCTGACGAACCGTTGTCGATTGCGCTCGCCCAGATCCACGTCGAAGCGGGTGCAGTCGACCGGAACGTCGACCGTGCACTCGAGGCGCTGTCGGACGCCGCCGCCCGTGGGGCGGACCTCGTTGCCCTGCCGGAGATGTTCACCGTCGGCTACTTCGCGTTCGATCGCTACGACCGCCACGCGGAACCCGTCGAGGGCGAGACGTTTTCCCGACTGCGCGAGGCTGCAGCCGACCACGAGATTGCCGTCCTCGCGGGAACGATCGTCGAGGACCTCGAGGCGACCGAGAGCGTTCCGACGCCAGCGGACGAGGGACTGGCCAACACCGCCGCACTGTTCGATGCCGAGGGCGACCTGCAACTGATCTACCGGAAACACCACCTCTTTGGCTACGAGTCCGCGGAGTCGGAGCTGCTCGTCCCTGGAGACCGACTCGAGACTGCGACGGTCGGCGGCCTCACCGTGGGCGTGACTACCTGTTACGACCTCCGGTTTCCCGGACTCTACCGGCGACTGGTCGACGCAGGGGTGCAACTCCTGCTCGTCCCGAGCGCGTGGCCGTATCCTCGGATCGAGCACTGGGAGACACTCGCTCGAGCGCGGGCGATCGAGAATCAGTGCTATGTCGCGACGATCAACGGTTCGGGCACCTTCAACGGCGACGGCGGCGAGGTCACGCTACTCGGCCGGTCGTCCGTCTACGATCCGTGGGGCGTGACTGTCGCCTCGAGCGGCGACGCGCCGACGACGGTCACCGCCGGGATCGATCTCGAGACGGTTGCATCTGTTCGCGAGGAGTTCCCCGCGCTGCGGGATCGGCGGTTTTGA
- a CDS encoding SRPBCC family protein, with the protein MTVRIERAFESSASPEQVWEFVADPENRARAISVVHEYTADDPDGREVTWHVELPIPLVGQTVTVETEDLTRRPPEYVEFVGKSKVMTVTGEHEIVERNGGTRLENRFVVDGKLPGVEKFFERNLDDELENLRRALERWLAREF; encoded by the coding sequence ATGACTGTACGGATCGAGCGGGCGTTCGAGTCGTCGGCTTCACCCGAACAGGTCTGGGAGTTCGTCGCCGATCCGGAGAACCGCGCGCGAGCGATTAGCGTCGTCCACGAATACACTGCCGACGACCCCGACGGCCGTGAGGTCACCTGGCACGTCGAGTTACCGATCCCACTCGTAGGACAGACCGTCACCGTCGAGACCGAAGACCTCACCCGTCGACCGCCCGAATACGTGGAGTTCGTCGGCAAGTCGAAAGTGATGACGGTCACCGGCGAACACGAGATCGTCGAACGAAACGGAGGGACGCGCCTCGAAAACCGGTTCGTCGTCGACGGCAAACTTCCCGGCGTCGAGAAGTTCTTCGAGCGAAATCTCGACGACGAACTCGAGAACCTCCGACGTGCACTCGAGCGCTGGCTCGCCCGCGAGTTCTGA
- a CDS encoding DUF7123 family protein: protein MTDYSDEEQRILSYLRESATRGEQYFRAKNIADAIGLSSKQVGARLPHLAEKSDEVDIEKWGRARSTTWKVTLS from the coding sequence ATGACCGACTACTCCGACGAAGAGCAGCGGATTCTCTCGTATCTCCGCGAGAGTGCTACCCGGGGCGAACAGTACTTCCGGGCGAAAAACATCGCGGATGCGATCGGCCTCTCGTCGAAACAGGTGGGCGCACGACTCCCCCACCTTGCCGAGAAGTCCGACGAGGTCGACATCGAGAAGTGGGGTCGTGCTCGCTCGACGACGTGGAAAGTCACCCTCAGCTGA
- a CDS encoding DUF7525 family protein gives MATETEASTDKGVGIALALGALATIGALVMFTGAPDIEAAWGFAAAVIFASLAVVGIHLWE, from the coding sequence ATGGCTACCGAAACGGAGGCCTCGACGGACAAAGGCGTCGGAATAGCGCTTGCACTCGGTGCACTCGCAACGATCGGTGCACTCGTGATGTTCACTGGCGCGCCGGATATCGAGGCGGCCTGGGGCTTTGCTGCTGCCGTCATCTTTGCGTCGCTTGCTGTCGTCGGTATTCATCTCTGGGAGTGA
- a CDS encoding phosphate signaling complex PhoU family protein yields METRKVQRLGPSTLAMTLPAEWASEHAVEKGDEVSLRTSGKGTLTVLSESASAEETEAIIHADGLDADAVERAIVAQYVLGRRVIRIEREEGALESDHINAVYQAETQLMGLGVIEETPESISIRCSVDPEDFTLDNLLERLERTGQTMRSEAIKALAHGNPDLAQRALNRERQANKIFVLLLRLIFTAYQNPNLARAVGLNSGFPLIGYRSIAKNLELTADNAEDIADIVMETEGHSLDVDSSVMRDIRELNELVDEITSIAVEAAVERDYDMSNEVRALFREVADREEEILEGLPEMSNEELLRVREVLVSLQQTAEYAMRNAEIAANLALNEESEHTTIN; encoded by the coding sequence ATGGAAACCCGGAAAGTGCAACGACTCGGTCCGTCGACGCTGGCGATGACTCTCCCGGCCGAGTGGGCGTCAGAGCACGCCGTCGAGAAAGGCGACGAGGTGTCGCTTCGCACCAGTGGCAAAGGCACGTTGACGGTGTTGTCCGAGTCCGCAAGTGCCGAGGAGACGGAGGCGATCATCCACGCCGACGGTCTCGACGCCGACGCCGTCGAGCGCGCGATCGTTGCCCAGTACGTTCTCGGCCGACGCGTCATTCGCATCGAACGCGAAGAGGGCGCACTCGAGTCCGACCACATCAACGCGGTCTATCAGGCCGAAACCCAGTTGATGGGGCTGGGCGTCATCGAGGAAACGCCAGAGAGCATTTCGATTCGCTGCTCGGTCGATCCCGAGGATTTCACACTCGACAACTTACTCGAGCGGCTGGAACGAACTGGCCAGACGATGCGTAGCGAGGCAATTAAAGCGCTTGCTCACGGCAACCCCGATCTGGCACAGCGAGCGTTGAATCGGGAACGGCAGGCGAACAAGATCTTCGTGTTGCTGTTGCGTCTGATCTTTACGGCCTACCAGAACCCGAACCTTGCGCGAGCTGTCGGTCTCAACAGCGGCTTTCCCCTGATCGGTTATCGGTCGATTGCGAAGAACTTAGAGCTGACCGCCGACAATGCGGAAGACATCGCCGACATCGTCATGGAGACGGAGGGCCACTCGCTCGACGTCGACAGTTCGGTCATGCGGGACATCCGCGAACTGAACGAACTCGTCGACGAGATCACCTCGATCGCCGTCGAGGCGGCGGTCGAACGCGACTACGACATGTCAAACGAGGTGCGGGCGCTGTTTCGGGAGGTCGCCGACCGGGAAGAGGAGATTCTCGAGGGGCTCCCCGAAATGTCGAACGAGGAACTGCTCAGGGTGCGCGAGGTGCTCGTCAGCCTCCAGCAGACCGCCGAGTACGCCATGCGAAACGCCGAGATTGCTGCGAATCTCGCATTGAACGAGGAGTCCGAACATACGACGATCAACTGA
- a CDS encoding ATP-NAD kinase family protein, with protein sequence METLGVVVNPIAGMGGRVGLKGTDGKLEEARERGATSRAPDRAREALRTFHERKPNCTVYTATGVLGEYAARDVGIEPNVVSDPAAVRNGDPARPDDPAEAETTADDTRRAVRAFLEHEVDLVLFVGGDGTAVDVAEVLEDEDESSTDDGDPTPMLGVPAGVKVYSSVFAVTPADAGRVAAEFDRIESREVNDIDEAAYRDGEVRAELRAIVPVPVAPALQSSKQLASGSVDSLAAGFAREVDPDRIYVFGPGSTVGTIEEELGIDPSPLGVDVWQAGPSPDDPVSSGDFLARDADEERLLEVLDGPATIVVSPIGGQGFVFGRGNHQISPAVIERADGLEVVASAEKLDGLDSLRVDTDDDAVDEDLRGWIKVRTGRFTTRLVKVV encoded by the coding sequence ATGGAGACGCTGGGTGTCGTAGTCAATCCGATCGCTGGTATGGGTGGTCGGGTCGGCCTGAAAGGTACCGACGGGAAACTCGAGGAGGCGCGCGAACGAGGTGCAACCTCTCGCGCTCCGGATCGCGCTCGCGAGGCGCTGCGGACGTTTCACGAGCGGAAACCGAACTGTACGGTCTACACGGCCACGGGAGTTTTGGGAGAGTATGCGGCTCGAGACGTGGGCATCGAGCCGAACGTGGTCTCCGACCCGGCGGCCGTCCGGAACGGTGATCCGGCGAGGCCGGACGATCCCGCCGAGGCGGAGACGACTGCAGACGATACGCGACGAGCCGTCCGGGCGTTTCTCGAACACGAGGTCGATCTCGTGCTGTTCGTCGGCGGTGACGGGACGGCCGTCGACGTTGCCGAGGTGCTCGAGGACGAAGACGAATCGTCGACGGACGATGGTGATCCGACGCCGATGCTCGGCGTCCCGGCAGGGGTCAAGGTCTACTCGTCGGTGTTCGCCGTGACGCCGGCCGACGCGGGGCGAGTCGCCGCCGAGTTCGACCGTATCGAATCCCGTGAGGTAAACGACATCGACGAGGCAGCCTACCGAGACGGCGAGGTTCGGGCAGAGCTCCGCGCGATCGTTCCAGTCCCGGTCGCGCCTGCGCTCCAGTCGAGCAAGCAACTCGCCAGCGGCAGCGTCGACTCGCTTGCCGCTGGATTCGCACGCGAGGTCGACCCCGACCGGATCTACGTCTTCGGTCCCGGGAGCACGGTCGGAACGATCGAAGAGGAACTTGGAATCGACCCCTCGCCGCTGGGCGTCGATGTCTGGCAGGCCGGCCCCAGCCCGGACGATCCGGTCTCGAGTGGCGACTTCCTCGCCCGCGATGCCGACGAGGAACGTCTCCTCGAGGTACTCGACGGGCCGGCGACGATCGTCGTCTCGCCGATCGGCGGGCAGGGGTTTGTGTTCGGTCGCGGCAACCACCAGATCTCACCTGCGGTCATCGAACGCGCCGACGGACTCGAGGTCGTCGCTTCCGCGGAGAAACTCGACGGACTCGATTCGCTACGCGTCGACACCGACGACGACGCGGTCGACGAGGATCTCAGGGGCTGGATCAAGGTCCGTACGGGGCGGTTCACGACGCGACTCGTCAAAGTCGTGTGA
- a CDS encoding complex I NDUFA9 subunit family protein — protein sequence MNVFVAGGAGFIGTNLCTELVERGHDVTALSRTPGRGSIPEEVDLAVGDVSAYDSIEDAVAGHDAVVNLVSLAPLWEPKGDRDHETVHVGGTENLVRAAETHDVERFLQMSALGANPDGDTAYIRAKGRAEEVVRDSSLEWTIFRPSVVFGDGGEFVAFTKTLTTPYVTGLPGGGETRFQPIWVGDLVPMLADVFEDDDHVGGTYEVGGPQVVTLADVTELVYEADGKSVTVLPIPMLLAKLGLAVAEPLPFVPFGSDQARSLEFDNTITDNDVTAFGRDVDGLTTLRAYLETDATELE from the coding sequence ATGAACGTTTTCGTCGCTGGTGGCGCGGGTTTCATCGGAACGAATCTCTGTACCGAACTCGTCGAACGGGGCCACGACGTGACGGCGCTCTCCCGGACTCCTGGCCGTGGCTCGATTCCCGAGGAAGTCGACCTTGCAGTGGGAGACGTCTCCGCGTACGACTCGATCGAGGACGCAGTCGCGGGACACGACGCCGTCGTCAACCTCGTGTCGCTCGCGCCGCTGTGGGAGCCGAAAGGCGACCGCGACCACGAGACCGTCCACGTCGGCGGAACGGAGAACCTCGTTCGGGCGGCCGAAACCCACGATGTCGAACGGTTCCTCCAGATGAGCGCACTCGGTGCCAACCCCGACGGCGACACCGCCTACATTCGTGCCAAGGGCCGCGCCGAAGAGGTCGTCCGCGACTCGAGTCTCGAGTGGACGATCTTTCGCCCGTCGGTCGTGTTCGGTGATGGCGGTGAGTTCGTGGCGTTTACGAAGACGCTGACGACGCCGTACGTCACGGGGCTGCCGGGCGGTGGCGAGACGCGGTTCCAGCCCATCTGGGTCGGCGACCTGGTTCCCATGCTCGCAGACGTTTTCGAGGACGACGACCACGTCGGCGGGACCTACGAGGTCGGCGGCCCGCAGGTCGTGACGCTCGCGGACGTGACGGAACTGGTCTACGAAGCCGACGGGAAGTCGGTAACGGTGCTTCCTATCCCTATGCTGCTGGCGAAACTCGGTCTCGCCGTGGCCGAACCGCTTCCGTTCGTCCCATTCGGATCGGACCAGGCCCGGTCGCTCGAGTTCGACAACACGATTACCGACAACGATGTGACCGCGTTCGGTCGTGATGTCGACGGGTTGACGACGCTACGGGCGTATCTCGAAACGGACGCGACCGAACTCGAGTGA
- the tmk gene encoding dTMP kinase: protein MLVTLEGLDGSGKTTVWGALQDRYPGAVFTREPTSDSWYGDAVYRSIEDDDADSLAELFLYTADHADHLTRTVEPALERGDLVISDRYADSRFAYQGATLAAYDRLEVPDPLEYVVAVHEPFTIEPDLTIYLDVDPETAADRAGTTNKFERRAYLERVHENYERLLERHPDRFVRIDASQEPEDVLEEVGEVLSEAIGSE, encoded by the coding sequence ATGCTCGTCACGCTCGAGGGACTGGACGGCAGCGGTAAGACGACGGTCTGGGGGGCGCTCCAGGATCGCTACCCTGGCGCGGTCTTTACGCGCGAACCGACCAGCGACTCCTGGTACGGCGACGCCGTCTACCGCTCGATCGAGGACGACGACGCCGACTCGCTTGCCGAACTCTTCCTGTACACCGCCGATCACGCCGACCACCTCACCCGAACAGTCGAACCTGCCCTCGAACGCGGCGACCTCGTGATCTCCGATCGCTACGCAGACTCCCGGTTTGCCTACCAGGGCGCTACCCTCGCAGCGTACGACCGACTCGAGGTCCCCGATCCCCTCGAGTACGTCGTCGCCGTCCACGAACCGTTCACGATCGAACCCGACCTGACGATCTATCTCGATGTCGATCCCGAGACTGCCGCCGACCGCGCGGGCACGACGAACAAGTTCGAACGAAGAGCGTACCTCGAGCGCGTCCACGAGAACTACGAACGACTCCTCGAGCGCCATCCGGATCGGTTCGTTCGTATCGACGCGAGCCAGGAACCAGAGGACGTGCTCGAGGAAGTCGGGGAAGTACTGTCCGAGGCGATCGGTAGCGAATAG